In Rhizorhabdus phycosphaerae, the genomic stretch CCCGTCGATGTCGTCACGCTGCATGTCGACATCATCTTCAGCGCCTTCCAGAGCGATGATGGCCTGCTCCGCCTGATCGAGCGCCATCGGCTGGACGATGCGGCCACCCACCGCGACCAGAGCGAGGCCAATGCTCAGGTCGTGGACTGGATCGCCGATCTGCTGATCGCCAAGCTTCCCGATCGCAATGCCGACGATCTGCGGCGGCGCGTGACTTATGTCCACAATATCATCCGCGGCGCGGTGATATGGTCTATCCTGCCGGTGTCCGGGGAGCTCAATCCCGAACTGCGGATCGAGTCGCCCTGCTTCGCCGAGGCCGCCCTCGATATGGCTCTGGCCTATCTGGAGATCGAGCGGGCCTAGCCGCCAGGGGCGACGAGCCGCCTCATGAGTTCAGACCGATATAGCCGAGCTGCGCCGCCTTGAAGACGGTCTGGCTACGATTGACCGCATTGAGCTTCGCACCGGCATTCATGATGTGGAAGCGGACGGTCGCCCGGCTGCGGGCGATAATCATGCTGATCTCGATATCGGTCTTTCCGACCGCAGCCCAGGACAGGCATTCCACCTCGCGTTTGGACAAGAGCGACCAGTTCGCCGGGATACCCCCAAGCTTTACCATCACCCGCTGATAGGAGGTGATGAAGGTGCGCGAATAGAGACTGAGCATGTCCGCATAGGCGTCGTATTCCGCCGACAGGTCCAGCTTCATGGGGTCGGGAAATGTGAAGCTGACCGAACCGATCTGCCCGAACGGCAGGTGGACGGGAACGACGATTGCCGCGCGGGTCAGGGCGCGCCTCTCGAAATCGGAAAGGTCGATCTCGTTCAGCCAGCTGTTCGGAAGACGCGTGCGAAAGCCTTCGGCATTGACCCAGAAGGGTTCGGGCTCGAACCGGCAGGCCGTCGTAAGCGGCGAGCCGAGCGCCAGATAAGGGGTGCATAGCCATTTGTCCCGATCGGTCCAGCCGAAGACCTGGGTAGCCAGATTGGCACCATCGCCGTCGCACATGCGCTGCTTCAGCGCGATGTTGTCGCAGGCCGCGATCCTGCAATCGAACATCTCGTGGACGGCTTCGCGAAAGGCGATCGCGGCCCGGCGGACATCGGCTCGGTCGCGGATCCGCACAGCATCGATCTTGTCCGGGAAGTTCATGCCTGTTCCCCTGCGCTGAAACCGACCCTCGTGGCCTCAGATCGGCTTGATGGTCGGATTGGGATGAATTTCGAGAATTTCGAAAACATTTCCGAAGAAGTCGCGGCCATAAGTCGCGGCAAAGCCTGATTTCCGGCCGTCTTCGTCGATCGTGATCGTCGACAGGTCGGGCGGCGTGTGGAAGCGCAGACCGGCCGCGATCATCCGCTCATATGTGGCTTGTACGTCGTCCACCTGAAAGCCGACATGGGTGTAGCCATGGAGGTGGACGGGGCGGTTCGGGTCGGCGGCGGGCTGTTCCGGCGCCAGATATTCGAAGATCTCGACCTGGACGTTGCTCAGCCGGGCGATGAAGGTCCGCGCGGCCGTGTCGGGGACGCCGATGATGGCGTCGACCCAGGGATTGCCGGCTTCCCATGTGACCTCGGAGATGATTTCGGCGCCGAGCAGGTCGACGTAGAAGCGTCGCGCAACTTCGATATCCGGCACCGAAAGAGCGAAGTGATGAACGCCTTGGAGATGCGCCTTCATCGCACCGGCTTCCCCTGTAGCAGGAAGGGGCGGTGCAGGATCGCCTGCAGATCGATCATCGTGACTCTCCCAATGTTCAGGTGGAGCGCAGTCTTCTACGTGATAATATGAACCTGACTAGCAATTCATATATTACTCCGGGCATCAGGTCGCCTGTGATTTTGAAGAGAGGATCGTCGCTGTTCCTGCCGCGCCTGAGGGAGGAGCTGAGCTTTCGGATGACGAAGGTGATCGCGGCGTAGAGAGTAATCACAGGATATAACGGAGAGCGCTGTGCCCAACCCTGTTTCCGCCGATTTCGAGGAACTCGCCTCCGGCTTTCTGTTCGTCGAGGCGCCGCGCGCGGCCCCCGACGGCTCGCTCTGGTTTTCCGACCTTTCGGCCGGCACCGTCCACCGCCGCGATGTCAATGGCACCGTCAGGACGACGCTGGCGGGCCGCGACTGGGTCGGCGGGATCGTTCATGACGTATCGGGGAAAACGCTGTGCGGCGGGCGGGGCGGCATCATCGCGCTCGACCTACTGACCGGCGACACGCAGAGCGTCCTCTCGGAGATCGAGGGCGAGCCGATCGTCGCGGTCAACGACATGGAGGCTGACGGGGCGGGCGGCTTCTATGGCGGCACGATCGATTTCGTCTCGATCATGGAATTGGGACGCAGGCCTGCCCCGGGCCGCTTCTTCCACATGGATGCGTCGGGCAAGATCACCGTCATCCGGCGGGACGTGTTCGCGTCGAACGGCATCGCCTTCAGCCCCTGCGGACGCTGGCTCTATCATTCGGAAACGAGCCGCGGAGTCTGGCGCTATCCGCGGCACGACGGGGTCGCGGGGCAGCCGGAACTGTTCATCCCGCTCGAAGACAGTGATGGGTTGGTGACGGATCAGGATGGCGGTCTGTGGGTGGCCTGTTGGGAAAGCGGAGTCTTGCGCCGCTTCTCGGCCGACGGGCAGCCGACTCACAGCCTGAAGTCCCCCGCCCCGCACATCGTGAGCGTCGCGGTCATGCCCGGCACACCACCATCGCTCCTGGTCACCACAGGCGGCAACGCCGATATGCCCGGAGCCGGTGCCCTCTTGCGCCTCCCCGTCGATAGTCCCGGCGTGCCGGACCATTTGACGGCGTTGACCATGCTGGAGACGGAATGATGATCGAGTTCGAGAATATCGGCGACGGATGCGGAATCCTGTCGCTCGCGCGTCCGGAGGCCGCCAATGCCATGACCCTCCCTATGGTCGACGCGCTGCGAAGGGAGCTGGTGCGCATCGAGACCGAAGAGGATGTTCGCGCTGTCGTGCTGGCGGCGCAGGGCAAGGTGTTCTGCGCAGGGCTCGACCTCAAGGAGGCAGTCGGGGAGGGTGCGCCGCAGGATCCGATAGCCTGGATGGATTTGCAGGAGCGCTTCGCAGGCCTCATGGCGGCGGTCGCGCAGGCGCGCTTCCCGGTCGTCGCGGCGATCGATGGCGCGGCCGTAGGCGCAGGCATGGGCCTGGCGCTGGCGGCGGATGTGCGGGTCGCCGGTCCCGGTGCGCGCTTCATGGTCGGGGCGGTGAAGATCGGCCTGAGTGCCGGCGAATGCGGTATCAGCTTTCACCTTCCGCGCATGATCGGTGCAGCACGCGCCTTCGAGGTCATGCTCACCGGGCGCCCTGTGGGGGCCGACGAAGCGATCGCGATCGGACTGGCTTGCCCCGCGGACGATGGCAGCACGGCGCTGGACCATGCCATCGCGATGGCGCGCCAGATTGCGCAGAACAGCGACTATGCGATCAAGCACACGAAGCAGGTCATGCGCGCCAACCTCGATGCGCCGAGTCTCGGGGCCGCGCTGGAACTGGAAAACCATGTCCAGTGCCTGGCGCTGATGACGCAGGACTTTCAGGAGGCCTGTTCGGCTTTTGCGGAAAAGCGGCGCCCGGCCTTCAGCCGTCGCCGCGCTGCAAGCCGCTGAACGCAGGCGTAGAAAAAGGGCGCCCGGCCATCGGCCGGACGCCCCTGAACCACAAAGGCTGCCGCCTTATTTCTTCTTTTCGGGCGCGACCGTGATGCGGACCTCCTCGCCCGACTGACCGGGGAAGTTGGTAAACATCGCCTCGATCAGATTCGGTACCAGCTTGGGCAGCGAGTCCTCGACCGAACGCGCCTTCGCCTTGCCCTCGAACAGGCGCTTGCCGTCGGCGGTACGCTCGATGATCATGTCGGCACGGCTGGTGAAGACCGTGTAGGTGTCGATTTCCGGATACCAGGGATCATACCAGAAGGGGTCCCAGCCATAATAAAAGGCGGACCCGTAGCCCCAGCGGCGGCCATAAGGACCGAAGCCGCCCCAGGGGCCGCCACCCCAGGCACCGAAACCGCCGCGAGCCGACGGACGGGTGACCGTCTTCTGGACGCCATTGTCGACGCCATAATCGAACTTCACGATCAGCTCGGGCTTCGCGCCGCCCTCGACCGGACGGTAACCATAGGACGCGAGACGCTGGGTGACGAGGTTGGCATATTGCGCGAATTCGAGGCCGCCCTCGTTACGCGGATCGGCGGCAACGACGCTGAACGTCTGGCCTTCGGGCACCGGCAGTGCCTGGAAGCGCGAAACATTGGCCTTGAAGGATGGGGTGCAGGCAGCGGCCGCGAGCAGCGCCAGAGGGGCAGCGGCGGCGAAAATCTTGCGGATGATCGGCATGGGTAAGGCCTTGTCTTTATCGAAACGGTCCTGCGAACAGCTTCAACCTAGTTCCGCCACCGGTTATCGCAAGCCGTGGGTGAACCTTTGTTGAACGTTGCCGCCGCGCAGAGGTTGCGACCGACCGCCAGACCTTACTCGGCAGCGCGCTTTTCCGTTGCTCGATGGGGTCTTATGACGTCCGGCCGACGATCAGGGGCGCAACTGGCCTGTCCCGCGCACGACCCATTTATAAGTCGTGAGACCCTCCAGCGCGACTGGGCCGCGCGCGTGCAGGCGACCGGTCGAGATGCCGATCTCCGCGCCCAGGCCGAACTCACCGCCATCGGCGAACTGGGTCGATGCATTGTGCATGACGATGGCGCTGTCCACGCCGGCGATGAAGCGCTCGGCGGTCGCCTGATCCTCGGTCACGATGGCGTCGGTGTGGCGCGAACTGTGTCGGTCGATATGCGCCATTGCGCCCTCGACGCCGTCGACGAAGGCGACGGAGACGATGGCATCGAGATATTCGATATCCCAGTCTGCGTCGGTCGCATGCGTCACGCGCGGATCGAGAGCCACTATGGCGCTATCGCCGCGAACCTCGCAGCCGGCATCGAGAAGGGCCGCGACGATGGCCCCGGCCTCGCCATAGGCGCGGTCGATGAGGATTGTCTCGGTTGCACCGCAAATGCCGGTTCTGCGCATCTTGGCATTGACCGCAAGCGGCAGCGCCTTGGCCGGATCGGCCGCGCCGTCGATATAGAGATGGACGATGCCGTCGAGATGGGCGAGCACCGGCACCCGCGCCTCTTCCTGCACGCGCGCGACCAGGCTCTTGCCGCCCCGCGGAACGATGATGTCGATCAGACCCTGGGCCTTGAGCATCGCGCCCACGGCCGCCCGGTCGGTCACGGGGACGAGCTGGATTGCGGCCTCGGGCAGGCCTGCGGCACGCAGGCCTTCCAGCATGGCGCCGTGGAGAGCGCGATTGGTTTCGGTCGCTTCCGATCCGCCGCGCAGGATGCAGGCATTGCCGGACATCAGGCTGAGCGCCCCGGCATCGGCGGTGACGTTGGGCCGGCTCTCATAGATGATACCGATCACGCCCAGCGGCACGCGGACGCGCTGGAGCAGCATGCCGTTCGGGCGGCGGCTCTCGTCGATGATCTGTCCGACCGGGTCGGGCAAGGAAGCAACGGCTTCGAGCGCGGCGGCGATGCCCTCCAGCCGCACTTCATCCAGCGAAAGCCGGTCGATCATCGCGCCGGTCAGCCCATTGGCACGAGCCCGCTCCACATCCACATGGTTGGCGGAAAGGATGGGCTCTGCCGTCCGGCGCATCGCAGCGGCCGCTTCGATCAGGGCCTGTGCCTTCCGGCTGGTCGGCACGGCTGCAAGGGC encodes the following:
- a CDS encoding DUF4136 domain-containing protein, which codes for MPIIRKIFAAAAPLALLAAAACTPSFKANVSRFQALPVPEGQTFSVVAADPRNEGGLEFAQYANLVTQRLASYGYRPVEGGAKPELIVKFDYGVDNGVQKTVTRPSARGGFGAWGGGPWGGFGPYGRRWGYGSAFYYGWDPFWYDPWYPEIDTYTVFTSRADMIIERTADGKRLFEGKAKARSVEDSLPKLVPNLIEAMFTNFPGQSGEEVRITVAPEKKK
- a CDS encoding helix-turn-helix transcriptional regulator; the protein is MNFPDKIDAVRIRDRADVRRAAIAFREAVHEMFDCRIAACDNIALKQRMCDGDGANLATQVFGWTDRDKWLCTPYLALGSPLTTACRFEPEPFWVNAEGFRTRLPNSWLNEIDLSDFERRALTRAAIVVPVHLPFGQIGSVSFTFPDPMKLDLSAEYDAYADMLSLYSRTFITSYQRVMVKLGGIPANWSLLSKREVECLSWAAVGKTDIEISMIIARSRATVRFHIMNAGAKLNAVNRSQTVFKAAQLGYIGLNS
- a CDS encoding TetR/AcrR family transcriptional regulator translates to MEDPDNPAGLLGRLPFERDPAVWLANSTSYVMPRQQRSRHALERIVAAAMKLFAQQGFEATPVSAIAAEAGVPVGTVYQRFASKSALLQTVIEGFRALRMHEIEALCRSAQDSSVRPVDVVTLHVDIIFSAFQSDDGLLRLIERHRLDDAATHRDQSEANAQVVDWIADLLIAKLPDRNADDLRRRVTYVHNIIRGAVIWSILPVSGELNPELRIESPCFAEAALDMALAYLEIERA
- a CDS encoding SMP-30/gluconolactonase/LRE family protein; translation: MPNPVSADFEELASGFLFVEAPRAAPDGSLWFSDLSAGTVHRRDVNGTVRTTLAGRDWVGGIVHDVSGKTLCGGRGGIIALDLLTGDTQSVLSEIEGEPIVAVNDMEADGAGGFYGGTIDFVSIMELGRRPAPGRFFHMDASGKITVIRRDVFASNGIAFSPCGRWLYHSETSRGVWRYPRHDGVAGQPELFIPLEDSDGLVTDQDGGLWVACWESGVLRRFSADGQPTHSLKSPAPHIVSVAVMPGTPPSLLVTTGGNADMPGAGALLRLPVDSPGVPDHLTALTMLETE
- a CDS encoding glutamate-5-semialdehyde dehydrogenase, with the translated sequence MTELSALSATDPTALVTSMGRRAREAAAALAAVPTSRKAQALIEAAAAMRRTAEPILSANHVDVERARANGLTGAMIDRLSLDEVRLEGIAAALEAVASLPDPVGQIIDESRRPNGMLLQRVRVPLGVIGIIYESRPNVTADAGALSLMSGNACILRGGSEATETNRALHGAMLEGLRAAGLPEAAIQLVPVTDRAAVGAMLKAQGLIDIIVPRGGKSLVARVQEEARVPVLAHLDGIVHLYIDGAADPAKALPLAVNAKMRRTGICGATETILIDRAYGEAGAIVAALLDAGCEVRGDSAIVALDPRVTHATDADWDIEYLDAIVSVAFVDGVEGAMAHIDRHSSRHTDAIVTEDQATAERFIAGVDSAIVMHNASTQFADGGEFGLGAEIGISTGRLHARGPVALEGLTTYKWVVRGTGQLRP
- a CDS encoding enoyl-CoA hydratase/isomerase family protein — translated: MMIEFENIGDGCGILSLARPEAANAMTLPMVDALRRELVRIETEEDVRAVVLAAQGKVFCAGLDLKEAVGEGAPQDPIAWMDLQERFAGLMAAVAQARFPVVAAIDGAAVGAGMGLALAADVRVAGPGARFMVGAVKIGLSAGECGISFHLPRMIGAARAFEVMLTGRPVGADEAIAIGLACPADDGSTALDHAIAMARQIAQNSDYAIKHTKQVMRANLDAPSLGAALELENHVQCLALMTQDFQEACSAFAEKRRPAFSRRRAASR
- a CDS encoding VOC family protein, producing the protein MKAHLQGVHHFALSVPDIEVARRFYVDLLGAEIISEVTWEAGNPWVDAIIGVPDTAARTFIARLSNVQVEIFEYLAPEQPAADPNRPVHLHGYTHVGFQVDDVQATYERMIAAGLRFHTPPDLSTITIDEDGRKSGFAATYGRDFFGNVFEILEIHPNPTIKPI